GCCTCGCCGCCGGGTGAGGATTGAAACGAACAAACGACCATGAAGTTCGGCCTGTTCTACGAGCTGCAACTGCCCAAGCCCTACGACGGCGACACCTGGAACCCGGACGACGAGCGCCGCATCATCCACGAGATGCTGGAGCAGGTTGAGCTGGCCGACCAGCTCGGCTTCGACTACGTGTTCGAGGTCGAGCACCACTTCCTCGAAGAGTATTCACACTCCTCCGCGCCGGAGGTGGTGCTGGCCGCCGCCAGCCAGCGCACCAAACGGATCCGCCTCGGTCACGGCATCGTGCACATGCCGCCGGGCCACAACCACCCCGCCCGCACGGCCGAGCGCGTGGCCACGCTCGACCTCGTCTCTAACGGCCGCGTCGAGTTCGGCACGGGCGAAGGCGCCTCGGACATGGAGCTGGGCGGCTTCAACACCGAGCGCGGCCTCAAGAAGCAGATGTGGGAGGAATCGACGCGCGAGTGCCTGCGCATGCTGACCGCCGAGCCTTACGCCGGGCACGACGGCCCGTTCCTGCGCATGCCCGTGCGCAACGTGATTCCCAAGTCGCTGCAGAAGCCGCATCCGCCGGTCTGGGTCGCAGCCTCGCGCCGCGAGACGGTGATGCTGGCCGCGCGGCTGGGCATGGGCTCGCTCGGCTTCGGCTTCGAGACGCCCGAAGAGGCCGACGAGCGCATCGAGCGCTACTGGGAGCTGGTGCGCGAGGAGTGCCGGCCGATCGGCGCAGCGATCAACCCTGCCGTCTCGACCGTGGCGACGATGATGTGCGCCCCGACGGACGAGCAGGCCGTGGCCCAGGGCCTTGCCGGCGCCCAGTTCTTCAGCTTCTCGCTGGGGCGCGGCACGCCGCCCAACCCGCCGCGCAACCCCGGCCACGACCATCTCTACCGCGAGTTCATCGACGCGCGGCGCGAGAAGGACCAGGCCAAAGCGGCCGCGCGCGACCAGGAGCCGGAGGACGAGGGCCAGCGGGCGCTCTACCGCGCCGGCCAGCGCGGAGGCTTCATCGGCTCGCCCAGGTTCATCCGCGAGAACCTGAAGAAGTATGAGGCCGCCCATCTGGACGCGATGATCTTCGTGGC
The sequence above is drawn from the Dehalococcoidia bacterium genome and encodes:
- a CDS encoding LLM class flavin-dependent oxidoreductase translates to MKFGLFYELQLPKPYDGDTWNPDDERRIIHEMLEQVELADQLGFDYVFEVEHHFLEEYSHSSAPEVVLAAASQRTKRIRLGHGIVHMPPGHNHPARTAERVATLDLVSNGRVEFGTGEGASDMELGGFNTERGLKKQMWEESTRECLRMLTAEPYAGHDGPFLRMPVRNVIPKSLQKPHPPVWVAASRRETVMLAARLGMGSLGFGFETPEEADERIERYWELVREECRPIGAAINPAVSTVATMMCAPTDEQAVAQGLAGAQFFSFSLGRGTPPNPPRNPGHDHLYREFIDARREKDQAKAAARDQEPEDEGQRALYRAGQRGGFIGSPRFIRENLKKYEAAHLDAMIFVAQCGDRKHDEIMASIELFAKEVMPEFQERHEKIQRPWREQQLDGVTFLNNSTI